The Bacillota bacterium LX-D region AAAATAGGCCATGAGATGGTGAGCAAAGGTAATGGGTTGGGCTTTTTGCAAATGGGTGTAGCCTGGCATTACAGTAGCTAAATGCTGCTCTGCAATGTCTAGAATTACCTCTTGTAAATCAAGAAGCAATTTACAAGTATTTGCTATTTCCTCTTTGAGATACATTTTAGCATCTAGGGCCACTTGGTCATTCCGGCTTCTAGCTGTATGCAGTTTTTTGCCAACAGCACCGCAGCGTTCTGTAAGAAGCTTTTCAATATTCATGTGAATATCTTCTGCCCCTATTTCAAACTCTACTTTTCCCTTTTCAATATCTTCTAAAATTTCCTGTAACCCAGAAATAATTTTATTCATTTCTTCGGAATTTAAAACTCCAATTTTACCAAGCATTCTGGCGTGAGCAATGCTGCCTACAATATCTTGCTTATACAAACGTTGATCAAAAGAAATGGAAGAATGGAAATCTTCTACTAATCTATCTGTTTCCTTTTGGAAACGTCCACCCCATAATTTCATAATTTCACCTCAAATTAAGATGTTGAAAGCTAACAGCAGTATTGCTGTTAGCTCAGATTGTCAACAAACTCTTATAGCTAGCATGTATTATGGAGCGAGACTTGTTTCGCTCAGCCGTCGGCGGCTCTGCCGACGGTAACGGCGTGCGAGCTTGTCCAGAGCGAAATAATACATGCCAGCTTTATCTACAAAATTGAATTAACGCCAGTATTGCTGTTAGCTTACTACTCTAAAAAATGTTAACCCTTGTATCTCCTGCTCCAGGATGACTTCGCCAAGAACGCTGGTTCTGCTCAGAGCGTTCTAAGGCTTGTCAAAAGGAGCAGCTGCGACACAATAGGTTACTATTTTTTTTAGCTTCACATAATTTTCTTAGCTATTTTTCACTTTCCTTTCCATAAGCGCTTGGACTTTGAGCGGTAAGCCAAATAAGTTAATAAAGCCTTCAGCGTCTTTTTGATTATAAACTTGGTCTTCTCCAAAGGTAGCAAATTCTTCGCTATAGAGGGAGTAAGGAGATTTACTGCCGGCAACGGTACAGCTGCCTTTATACAATTTCATTCTGACTGTGCCTGTTACATGTTCCTGGGTCACATCTACAAAAGCAGCTAAAGCCTTCCGTATGGTGGAATACCACATGCCATCGTAGACTAATTCAGCATATTTAGCAGCAATTAATTCTTTATAGTGCAGTGTCTGTCTATCTAAAGTTAAGTATTCCAATTCTTGGTGAGCTTTATAGAGCACGGTTCCACCAGGAGTTTCATATACTCCTCTGGACTTCATACCTACTAAACGATTTTCCACAATATCATCAATACCAACCCCATTTGCTCCAGCTAAATCATTTAACTTTGTTAAAAGCTCTATGGGCTGGTATGCTTGGCCATCTAATCTTACAGGAATACCTTGTTCAAAATCTATTTCAACATATGTAGGTTTGTCAGGAGCTTTTTCCGGAGGCGTGATCAGCATATAAAGATGGTTCTGCGGCTCATTCCAAGGATCCTCTAAATCTCCTCCTTCATGGCTTAAATGCCAAATATTCCGATCCATGCTGTAAGGGTGTTCTTTAGTTACCGGAACGGGAATACCCCTTTCTTTAGCATAATCAATAGCTTGGTCACGAGACTTAATATCCCAAATTCTCCAAGGAGCTATAATTTTTAAATCAGGATTTAAAGCTTTAATAGTTAACTCAAAACGCACTTGGTCGTTACCTTTGCCTGTAGCACCATGACAAATGGCCACTGCTCCTTCTTTTTCAGCAATTTCCACCAGCCTTTTGGCAATAACAGGACGGGCAAAAGAAGTGCCTAATAAGTATTTTCTTTCGTAAACTGCACCTGCTTTTAAAGTAGGCCAAACAAAATCTGTAATAAATTGTTCTTTTAAGTCTTCAATATATAATTTGCTGGCCCCAGATTTAAGAGCCTTTTCATGTAATGGTTCTAATTCCTCTCCCTGCCCTACATCAGCAGCGACAGCAATAACTTCGTAGCCATAGTTTTCTTTCAGCCAGGGAATAATTATTGAAGTATCCAAACCACCGGAATAAGCTAGTATAACTTTTTCCATTATTATCTACTCCTTTTTATTCTATCTATCAATATAATACCTTAGTTTCAAATAGAAAACAGTACCATTTAAATTGTAATTACCCAGATATTTTAAAGAATTACAGCAGCAATGCCAGAACAGCTTTTTGGGCATGAAGCCGGTTTTCCGCCTCATCAAAAATAACTGAATTTGGGCCTTCAAAGACTTCCTCTGTTATTTCCTCACCACGGTGGGCGGGTAAACAGTGCATAACGAGAACATCTTTTTTAGCCAGCTTCAATAAATCGCCATTAATTTGATAAGTGCCCAGAATTTTTTTCCTTTCCTCGAATTCCTCTTCTTGGCCCATGCTAGCCCATACATCTGTATATAAAACATCTGCATCCTGTGCTGCAGCTTTTAGATCACTAGTTACGGTAATGCTGCCTCCTGTCTTTTTAGCATCTTCTGTGGCTAAAGCAACTATCTCCTGATTAGGTTCATAACCTGGAGGAGAAGCAATAGTAACATGCATTCCTACTTTAGCTCCTCCAAACATCAAAGAGTGAGCTACATTATTACCATCTCCGATAAAAGCTAACTTTAAGCCCTTTAATTCTCCTTTATGTTCTTGAGCCGTCATTAAATCAGCTAAAACCTGACAAGGATGTAGCAAGTCAGTTAGTCCATTAATAATGGGAATGTCAGCGTATTTTGCTAATTCCAACACATCTTCATGGCTAAAGGTCCGAATCATAATACCGTCTAAATACCTAGATAAAGTCCGTGCTGTATCCCGAATAGGTTCTCCCCTGCCCATTTGTAGTTCGGAACCTGATAGAAATAAAGCAGAACCACCTAAGTGATACATGCCTGTTTCAAAAGAAACCCTGGTTCGGGTAGAGTTTTTCTGAAAAATCATTCCCAAGGTTTTCCCTTTTAAGAGTTCATGGGGTTCTCCCTGTTTCTTTTTTTTCTTCAGCCAATGGGCAAATTCTAAGATAAAATTGATTTCATCCGTATTATAATCATGTAAGGAAATTAAATCCCTGCCTTTTAAACTGCTGTTTAAATTTAAAACGCTCACCATTACCCCTCCTGAACTTCATTTAAGGACTGAGATAAAATCTCTACAGTCTGTTCCACCTCAGTCTTTTCGACGATTAGAGGCGGAAGAAACCGCAATACTGTTTGGTTGGTACAATTTATTAACAATCCCTTTTCCAAGCAACTGTTAACAATATCTCCTCCGGGAATAGTTAATTCTACACCTAGAATCAACCCTTCCCCTCTCACTTCCTGAATGAAAGAAAATTTTTGAGCTAATAACTCTAACTTGTTTTTAAAGTATGCCCCTGTTTCTTGAACCTTAGCTAAAAACTTCCCGTCAGCAATTATTTTAGTTGCTGCCAGTCCCGCTGCCATAGCCAAGGGATTTCCGCCAAAAGTAGAAGCATGGTCTCCGGGCTGAAAAGCAGCTGCTACTTTATCTTTGGCCAGCATTGCACCAATAGCAACGCCGCCGCCTAAAGCCTTAGCCAAAGTCATAATATCTGGTTCCACACCAAAATGCTCATAGGCAAATAATTTTCCTGTTCTACCCATGCCACATTGTACTTCGTCAAAAATTAATAAAATGCCTTTTTCTTGGCAAAGTTTCTTAACCTTATGCAGATAATCCCCTTGAGCGGCATACACGCCTCCCTCACCCTGAATGGGCTCCATCATAATAGCACAGGTATGTTCATTGACTAGTGCTGCTAAGCTGTCATAATCATTAAAAGGTACATACTTAAATCCTTCCGGCAACGGAGCAAACCCCTTATGAAATTTTTCTTGGGCCGTAGCTGTTAAAGTGGCCAGAGTGCGGCCATGGAAAGACTGCCGCATGGTGATAATCTCATATTTTTGTTCGCCGTAATGTAGTTTAGCAAATTTCCGAGCTAATTTGATTGCTGCCTCATTTGCTTCAGCTCCGCTATTGGCAAAAAAAACTTTATCCAGACAAGAGTTTTCTACTAGCAGTTGGGCTAATTGAACCTGAGGCTCAATCCAATACAGATTAGAACAATGGACCAGTTT contains the following coding sequences:
- the argF gene encoding ornithine carbamoyltransferase codes for the protein MVSVLNLNSSLKGRDLISLHDYNTDEINFILEFAHWLKKKKKQGEPHELLKGKTLGMIFQKNSTRTRVSFETGMYHLGGSALFLSGSELQMGRGEPIRDTARTLSRYLDGIMIRTFSHEDVLELAKYADIPIINGLTDLLHPCQVLADLMTAQEHKGELKGLKLAFIGDGNNVAHSLMFGGAKVGMHVTIASPPGYEPNQEIVALATEDAKKTGGSITVTSDLKAAAQDADVLYTDVWASMGQEEEFEERKKILGTYQINGDLLKLAKKDVLVMHCLPAHRGEEITEEVFEGPNSVIFDEAENRLHAQKAVLALLL
- a CDS encoding argininosuccinate synthase is translated as MEKVILAYSGGLDTSIIIPWLKENYGYEVIAVAADVGQGEELEPLHEKALKSGASKLYIEDLKEQFITDFVWPTLKAGAVYERKYLLGTSFARPVIAKRLVEIAEKEGAVAICHGATGKGNDQVRFELTIKALNPDLKIIAPWRIWDIKSRDQAIDYAKERGIPVPVTKEHPYSMDRNIWHLSHEGGDLEDPWNEPQNHLYMLITPPEKAPDKPTYVEIDFEQGIPVRLDGQAYQPIELLTKLNDLAGANGVGIDDIVENRLVGMKSRGVYETPGGTVLYKAHQELEYLTLDRQTLHYKELIAAKYAELVYDGMWYSTIRKALAAFVDVTQEHVTGTVRMKLYKGSCTVAGSKSPYSLYSEEFATFGEDQVYNQKDAEGFINLFGLPLKVQALMERKVKNS
- a CDS encoding acetylornithine transaminase, which encodes MSNQSILELGQKYVMNTYGRLPFALVEGKGTKVWDADGKEYIDFVAGLAVNALGHCHPVVTEAIREQAGKLVHCSNLYWIEPQVQLAQLLVENSCLDKVFFANSGAEANEAAIKLARKFAKLHYGEQKYEIITMRQSFHGRTLATLTATAQEKFHKGFAPLPEGFKYVPFNDYDSLAALVNEHTCAIMMEPIQGEGGVYAAQGDYLHKVKKLCQEKGILLIFDEVQCGMGRTGKLFAYEHFGVEPDIMTLAKALGGGVAIGAMLAKDKVAAAFQPGDHASTFGGNPLAMAAGLAATKIIADGKFLAKVQETGAYFKNKLELLAQKFSFIQEVRGEGLILGVELTIPGGDIVNSCLEKGLLINCTNQTVLRFLPPLIVEKTEVEQTVEILSQSLNEVQEG